TCTTGCTGGAGCGCCTCACGCACGGTGTCCACTGCCTCGGGCAGGGTCTCGAAGATCTGGTGCTCCCAGAAGCGGCACACGCGCCATCCCTCGGCTTCGAGCTGGAGCGTCTGGCGGCGGTCCCGTTCCACGTTCTCGAGCAGCTTCGAGGACCAGAACTCGTTGCGGGTCCGGGGGCGGACGTAGTGCTCGGGGCAGCCGTGCCAGAAGCACCCGTCGATGAAGACGGCCACCCGCGCCTTCGGGAAGACCACGTCGGGCCTTCCATGAGGCGTTCGGGCCTGCAGCCTGAAACGCAACCCGGCCCTCCAGAGCGCGGAGCGGAGGATGCGCTCGGGAGAGGTGTCCTTCCCTCGGATTCGCGACATCTGCTCGGAGCGGCTGAGTGCCATGCCCTTCTTCCCGTGAAGTGCCAGGTGCCCTCACGGCACGGCGACGGGAGGAGCCTACCTCGCGGCCAGCTACTTCAAAGGTAAATGCGAACGAACCAACCTCGGAGCCAGGGATGGGTGTGTCGGGGAGGGGTGGGGAACGCGCTCGCATGACGGCCCACCGAGCAAGGATGCCCGAGCGCCATACCACTCCGGAGGTATTCATGGCTGACCCCGTCCTGGTAGATTCCGGGCTCACCCTCCGCGCCTTCCAGCGTGAGGGGTCTCCCCGGTAAGGTACGGCGGGCGGCATCCGAGCGGACCTGCTCGTTCCGGGTCGGGAGACGATGAGCGTTCCCCGATGCGCGCCAGGGAGACGAGGACGTTTGCGCAAGGCGGGCCAGGTGTCTTTGGGGGATGAGTACGAGATCGCGGCGCCGAGAGCCTCTTCGATGCTGGAGGCACTCCGGGCCGTGGGCTACAGCGTGCAGACGGCCCTGGCCGATCTCATCGACAACAGCATCACGGCGGGAGCACGAAACGTCTGGCTCACCTTCCACTGGAACGGGGCGGACTCGTACATCACGTTGAGGGATGACGGCCGGGGCATGTCCGAGGCGGAGCTCGCGGACGCCATGCGCCCCGGCAACCGCAGCCCCCTGGACGAGCGAGCGCCACATGATCTCGGCCGTTTCGGCCTCGGCCTCAAGACCGCCTCCTTCTCGCAGGCCCGCCGCCTCACGGTGGCCAGCATCAAGGCGGGAGAGACGCGCGCGGTCCGCCGCTGGGATCTCGACTATGTGGGGCAGACCGGGGAGTGGCGCCTGCTGAAAACGGAGGAGCGCAGCTCCACGCCACGCCTGGCCGTACTGGACGGACCGAAGCAGGGGACGCTCGTCCTCTGGGAGCAGATGGACCGCATCATCGGCCGGGTGCGCAAGAAGGGCGATGCACAGGCCCAGAGCCGGTTCCTCGCCCTCGCGCGAGCCGTGGGACGGCACCTGGGCATGGTCTTCCATCGCTACCTCGAGGGAGATGATGACAAGCCGGCCCTGCGCATCTACCTCAACGGAAGCAAGGCCGATTCGCTGGTGCGGCCGTGGGATCCCTTCTGTGGCTCGCACGTGGCCACGTACGAGTTTCCGAAGGAGACGCTCGAGCTTCATGGCGCACGCGTTCAGGTGACCGGCTACGTCCTGCCGCACAAGGATCGCATGACGGAGGACGAGCACGAGGCCGCCGCCGGGCCGGGCGGATGGAACGGCCAGCAGGGGTTCTACATCTACCGTGAGCGCCGGCTGCTCGTGGCTGGAGGCTGGCTCAACCTCGGGTATTCCAACGAGGAGCACTACAAGCTGGCCCGGTTGAAGGTGGACATCCCCAACTCCACGGATGCTGACTGGGACATCGACGTGAAGAAGTCCCGCGCCCGGCCTCCCCCCGAGCTGGAGGAGCGGCTGCGGGAACTCGCGGAGACGGTCCGCAAGATGGCTCGTGAGGTGTTCGTCCACAGGGGCGCGAGGGGAAAGGCACCGGGCACGCGTGAAATCGACGATGCCTGGGAACCGGTCACCATCCGGGGGCGGCTCGGCTATCGCATCCGCAGGGACCATCCCCTCGTGAGCTTCGTCATGGAGCGGCAGGGGAGCGACCCGAAGCCCTTCCAGGCGCTGCTCCGCCTCCTTGAGGAGACGGTGCCCGTCCAGCGCATCTGGCTCGATGCGGCCGAGAAGCCCGAGGCCCATGCGGCTGCCTTCGAGAACGAGCCGCCAGCGAAGGTCGCCGAGGTGCTCGAGGAGCTCTTCAAGTCCCTGCTCGCCGATGGTGAGACCGTGGAATCCGCCCGGGAGCGGCTCCTCACGATGCGCCCGTTCGAGCAGTACCCGAAAACCATCCAGGCCCTGGGAACGAAGCGACGCTGAGCCGCCCATCCGCGAAGATCGACGAGAGGAGCGAAGAGATGAATGCCGAGTACGACAGCGCATGGACCATCGCGCAGGTCCTCATCAAGGGGCAGGTGTTGCAGGGAATCGCGCTCACCCGGGAGGTGATCGCGGGGAAGGTCGACACGGCCCTCCTGATGGATCCGACGCTCAAGAACCAGGTCGACCGCGAGCGACTCATCGCGGATCTCGAGTCTTCGTTCTCGGTGTGGATGGGCAGCTCGGCGACCCTCGAGAACAACGAGGACCATGTCGCCTGGCTGAACGGCCGCAAGTCGGGCATCGAGTGGAAGTTCTGGAAGCGGTATCAGCGTCTGCTCCAGCAGAAACGCTGGTCTTCCACGAGCATCGATACACTCAACGAGCTCACCGACGAAACACTGGGCCGGCTCGAGGACCCGAACCGCAAGGGCATCTGGAGCCGCCGGGGACTGGTCGTGGGACACGTACAGTCGGGCAAGACCGCCAACTACACGGGCCTCATCTGCAAGGCCGCCGATGCGGGGTACAAGATTATCATCGTGCTCGCGGGCATCCACAAGAGCCTGCGCAGCCAGACGCAGATCCGCCTCGACGAAGGATTCCTCGGGTACGAGAGCAAGGACGAGGCGGTCGAGGGCTCCAAGCGGAAGCACATCGGGGTCGGGCAGATCGACCCGAGCATCAGCGCGAATACCATCACGACGCGAGCCGATGACGGCGACTTCAAGGTGAGTGTCCGGCGCAATTTCCACATCAGCCCCGAGGCCCTGCGCCTGCCGCTGCTCTTCGTGGTCAAGAAGAACGCGCGCGTCCTGGAGAACCTCAACTCGTGGGTCGAGCGCTTCGCGCAGAAGAAGATCAAGGTGGATGGAGTGGAGCGGAGCGTGGTGGCGGACGTCCCGCTTCTCGTCATCGACGACGAGGCTGACCACGCCTCCATCGATACCCGATCCCAGGAGTTCGATGAGGAGGGCAGGCCGGACCCGGATCACGACCCCACCTCCATCAACCGGCAGATCCGGAAGCTGCTGCACCTCTTCGAGAAGAATTCCTACGTCGGTTACACGGCCACGCCCTTCGCGAACATCTTCATCCACGACGCGGGCAGGACGGACGAGCACGGGGAGGATCTGTTCCCCAAGAGCTTCATCACCAACCTGCCTGCCTCGTCTGACTACGTGGGCCCCGTGCGTGTCTTCGGACTCGAGCCGGATTCCTCGTTGGGCTTGGAGGAGCGCAAGCCGCTCGGGCTCATCCGCCATATCGAGGACCATGCGGATTCACTCGAGCCCGACGAACGGGGTGGGTGGATGCCTCCAATCCACAAGAAGGACCACAAGCCCCGCTACAAGGAGAAGCGCGCGCTTCCTCCATCACTCCAGCAAGCCGTGCACGCTTTCATCCTGGCCTGCGCCGCGCGTCGGGCCCGTGGACAGACCAAAGAGCACAACTCGATGCTCATCCACGTGACGCGCTTCACCAACGTGCAGAACGAGGTCCACGAGCAGGTCAAGAGCACGCTCAAGAAGCTGCGGGACCAGCTGGAGCTGGGAGAGGCCGCCGGCATCACGGGCGCACACGAGGAGCTCCGCCGCCTCTGGGAGAAGGACTTCGTTTCCACCTCCGGGACCATCAAGGACCCGGCGCTGCCAGAGCTGTCCTGGGACGATGTCTCCGGGCACCTCAAGGCTGCGGTCGGCGCCATCAAGGTCAAGCAGATCAACGGCACCGCTGGCGACGTGCTCGACTACGAGGATCACAAAGCCACGGGGTTGAGTGTCATTGCCGTGGGCGGTGACAAGCTCGCGCGAGGTCTGACACTCGAGGGGTTGTCCGTGAGCTACTTCCTCCGGGCCTCGCGGATGTACGACACCCTCATGCAGATGGGACGTTGGTTCGGCTACAGGCCTGGTTACCTGGACCTCTGCCGGCTGTACATGACCGAGGAACTCGACGACTGGTTCCAGTACGTGACGAAGGCCAGCGAGGAGCTGCGGCAGGAGTTCGACAGGATGGCCGCCGTGGGCGGCACACCCGCGGATTACGGCTTGCGGGTCCGCTCGCATCCGACGCTGCTGGTGACCTCTCCCGTCAAGATGAGGAACGGGGTGGAGCTCCAGCTCTCCTTCGCCGGGGACATCATCGAGACGACGCTCTTCGACCCACGCAGGCGAACGCTGGAGCACAACCGTACCACCACGATCCGGTTCCTCGAGAAGCTGGGGCCCAGGCCCCAGGGGTGGACGCAGTCCCGACCGGATCGGCCGGAGCAGTGGAAGCATTCGTATGTCTGGCAGGACGTGCCGGGGACGGAGGTCTCGATGTTTCTCGCCGCGCTCCAGGTTCCCGAGGGTCCGCACAAAGCGAGGGGAGAGCTACTCTCCGAGTTCATCAACAAGCAGCTCCAGCAGAAGGAGCTGACGCACTGGACGGTCGCCCTCATCGGTCGAAAGGACGGGGAGGATGGGATGCCGGACACGTTGGCCGGACTGCCCATCACGCTCACGTTCCGTGACGTCAAGAACAAGGAGCGGAGGGAGTTGTACGGCATCCGCCGATTGGTCAATCCCAGGGACGAGACCATCGACCTCGATGCGAACACGTACGCCCGGGCGCTCGAACTCACGAAGGAGGGCTTCCAGCGTGATCCGGGGCGAACACGCCGAAAGCAGGAGCCCGAGGAGCCCAGCGGTCCCTTCATCCGGCACGTCCGACCGAAGAAGCGGGGCGTCCTCCTTCTCTACCCTCTCGATCCCCGCCCGCACTACGCGAATCGTCTGCTCGAAGCGGAGGTGACACCCATTGGATGGGCGGTCAGCTTCCCGAACTCGGAGACAGCGGCGAAGGTGACCTATCGGGTCAACAGTGTCTACCAGACCCAGGAATACGGGGGTGAGCTGTGAGCGGGAACCCGAGTCCGGAGCTGCTCGAGTTCGCTCGCCGGTTCCACGCGGAAATCGTCTCGCTCGCCAGGGGAGAGCAGGCGAGTGGCGCTGGCGGTGCCCAGTTCGCGGAGTTCAAGGAGAATGCCTTCACCGATCGGGTGATGGAGATCATCTCGGAGGCGGGTGCCATCGAGGATGGGCACACCTGCTACTTCCGGAAGGAGGTTGGCAATCGCCAGCTCAAGGTCAACGGCTACAGCGTGAGCGAGGACGAGGAGCAGCTCGACATCGTCACGAGCATCTACAGGGATGATGTTGAACCCGTGGTGCTGCGCATGACGGAGGTGCAACAGGTCATCCAGCGTGCCCTGAACTTCGTGCAGCTGGCCTCGACGAGCCTGTCGGACAAGATGGAACAGGCCCATCCCGCGCATGACATGGCGGATCGCGTCCGGGGGCTGTTCACCAGCGGGAGCCTGGAGCGGGTGAATGTCATCGTGCTCACCGACTGCATCGTGCGTGAGCACAAGCAGCAGAAGCCGCTCAAGCTCGGAAAGCACGCACACATCGAGGTGCGTGCGGACATCTGGGACATCGAGCGCCTGCACCGGAGCTTGAGCTCGGGGCGCGCCCGCGAGGCCATCGAAATCGATTTCGTGGAGGAGTTCGGACGCTCCATTCCCTGTTTGCCGGTGCCGATCTCCGAGGGCGAATACGGGGCCTATCTGGCGGTGGTGCCCGGGGATGTGCTCCACAGGCTCTACGACGACTACGGTGAGCGGCTCCTCGAGCTCAACGTGCGTTCGTTCCTCCAGGCTCGCGGGAAGATCAACCGGGGAATCCGAGACACGTTGCTCAAGGAGCCGCAGCTCTTCTTCGCCTACAACAACGGCCTGACTGTCGTGGCGGAGGAGGTGGAGACGGAGCTCCTTCCAGATGGGACCACGGGCCTGTCCCGGGTGAAGGGGCTGCAGATCGTCAACGGGGGTCAGACGACCGCGTCCATCCACCGCGCGGGCAAGAAGGACCAGGCGGACATGTCGCGGGTCTATGTGCAGATGAAGCTCTCGCAGGTCCGCGCGGAGCTTCTCGAGACGCTCGTCCCGCGCATCTCCCTGTACGCGAACAGTCAGAACAAGGTGAACGAGGCGGACTTCTCCGCGAACGATCCGTACCATCAGAAGATGGAGAGCCTCTCGCGCACCATCTGGGCTCCGGGAGAACAGAGTCGCTGGTTCTACGAGCGGGCACGGGGTCAGTACCTGGTGGCCCGCGCGAAGGCCGCCAGCCCCGCGCAGCAGCGCCAGTTCGACAGCATCCACCCCATGTCACAGATGTTCACCAAGACGGACCTCGCTGTCTACGAGCACAGCTGGGGCCAGCTGCCGCATCTGGTCAGCAAGGGCGCGCAGAAGAACTTCGTGCAGTTCACGCTCCGGTTCAAGGAGCAGCAGCCCGACTTCCTCCCCGACGAAGGCCACTTCCACGAGCTCGTGGCGAAGGCGCTCATCTTCCGCAAGACCCAGGCGCTCGCGAAGGAGGCCAGGGTCGGAGCTTACAGGGCGAACATCGTCACCTATTCCGTTGCGTACCTCGCCGCCCGTGTTGGTGACCGGTTGGACCTCGCTGCCATCTGGCGAGCGCAGAAGCTGCCCACTCGGGTCGAGGACGCCCTGGCCGGGCTCCTCGGCCCCATCGAGGCGGCCATCAAGAGCACCGCCGACGGACGCAACGTCACCGAGTGGTGCAAGAAGGAGGAGTGCTGGAAGGCCATTAAGGCCATGGACATTCCGCTTCCCGCCGAGCTGGAGGTACCTGCCACTCCGGCGACGCGTGCCAGCAAGAAGGTGGCTCTGCCCGAGATACGGGAGAACCTTCGCAAGGCCGCAGTGCCGGAGCTCGCCAGCGCTCTGAACAAGGCGTTGAGTGGTGTAGCCCAGGCAGAGGACGGTGGTGACTCGGATTCGATCGCGGACGCGCTCGTCGGCGTGCTGTCACCGGCGGGGCTCGAGGTCATCAACAAGGTGCCGATGGGTGGAGCACTCTGGGTGGTGGGCGGAATGGATCTCACTCCGTTCATGAAGGAGGTCCGTCGACATGGCATGCGCGCCGAGTTCCGGGAGGCCGGCGGAAAGGCCACCGGGCAGCGGCCCGCATGGTTCATCGAGTGTTGAGTGATTGGCGTAGACAATTTTGACACCTTTCGCTGCCCCCTGGGGACTTCTACCCGGGCGTGAGCCGCTGGGACTCGGCGAGGTGCCATTCACGATCCGCCTCGTCCAGTCCGGCGAGCAGCCGGTGCGCGGTCGCCGCCTCCCACGGCATGCCCAGCTCCCTGGCCGAGCGCGCGGCTTCCTCGAACCTCCGCCGCGCGGCCCGGCGCCGCCCCTCCGCCAACAGCAGCCGGCCCCGGACCAGGCACGCCGCCGGCCGCGCGGCCGTGCACGCCCGGACTCCCCGCTCCAGCGCCTCGCAGAAGCGCCGGGCGAGTCGCTCCAGCGCCGGGGCCTCCCGTTCGTTTCGCTCCCGCGCCGCGAGCCACAAATCGAGGAACGTCTCCGCCATGGCGCTGTGCCCATCCAACACCGGGATGGTGAGCGGGATGCGGAACATCCGCTCCGCCCAGGTCTCGGCGAGGGCACGTGCCCGCTCGGGGTGGCCCTGTCGCAGCCACGCCAACGCCAGTGAGCCCGGAAGGGACGTCACGGCGCGCGCATCCAGCTCCCGCTCCACCGTCTCCCATTGCTTCGCGGCCTCGGCGACTCGCCCCTCGCGCCACAGCACGCGCCCCTGATCCTCCCCCGCCCACGCCGCCAGTTGCGCGTCCTCGCGCCGGCGGGCCGAGGCCACCAGCGCCGCCGCCAGCGCCGCCGCCTCGCTCAGCCGTCCCTGGACGATGTGCAGGTTGAGCAGGACCAGGCCCGCCTCATCGGCCTGGCGCAGGTTGCCCAGGCGGGTGAAGCCCGCGATGCTCTCCTTCACCGTCTCCTCCGCCTCGGCGAAGCGGCCCGCCTCCATCAGGTAGAGCGACAGCGACAGCCTGGAGAGCCCCTGTCCGTGGGGATCCTTCGCCTCGCTCGCGAGCTCCAGGCTGGCCCGGCTGTAGGCCCTGGCCGCGCCGTGTGCCGGCACCGCGCCCATCAACACCGTCAACGACGCGTAGGCCCTCGCCCGGAGGCTCGCCACGCCGGAGCGATCGGCGAAGTTGGCCAGTTGGAACACGAAGTAGCCCAGCCGCGGCATGTCCAGCTCGTAGTACGTCAGCAGCCCCAGGTCCGAGCACGCCTCCGCCGCCTCCACCCACTTCTCCCGGTCCGCGTCATCTCGCGGCGAGCGCACGAGGCCCGCCCTCCCCAGGAGTTGCCGCGCCGCCCCGAGCAGTGTCCCCATGGCCAGCACCCCGCGCTCCTCGGGCACCGGGTGGCCCAACAGTTCCAGCGCGCGGCACAGGTGCCGCCCCGCCTCGGGCCGGCCCAACCACCGCAACGCGCGTCCCAGCCTTCGCTCCCAACGCGCGCGCCGCGAGGGCGCCTCCCGCTCCGGCCCTTCCGCCTCCAGCTCCAGCGCCTTCGAGAAGAAGCCCACCGCCTCGCTCGGCGCGTACGTCGCCAGCGCGTGCTCTCCCGCCTTCTCCAACGCCTCCAGCGCCTTGGAGCGCACGTTCGCGCGCAGCCAGTGGTGGGCCAGCCGCGGGTAGAGCAGCGGCAGCTCCTCCGTGTGCATGCGCTCGTACCAGCGCGCCACCGCCTCGTGGATCCGCCGCCGCTGCGAGAAGAGCATCAGGTTGTAGGCGACCTCCTGGGTGATGGCGTGCTTGAAGAGGTAGAGCGACTCGGAGGTGTTGCCCACCGGCAGTGCCAGATCCTGCGCCCGCAGGCGCGACAGGTGCGCCGTCAGCCGCTCGCGCTCATCGGGCAGGGGGTGCACGTCCCCGAGCAGCCGGCTGCCGAAGGTGCGGCCGATGACGCTCGCCGCCTTCAGGGTGAGCTGCTGCACCGTCGTCAGCCGATCGATGCGGCTGGTGATGAGGCCCTCCAGCGTCGAGGGCAGACCCAGCGTGTCCAGCTCCTGCGCCGCCGGGGCCAGCCGGCACTCGCCGTGCTCCATGAGCAGCAGCCCGTTGTCGCGCAGGGTGTAGGCCAGCTCCTCGCTGTAGAAGGGGTGGCCCTCGGCCTTCGCCAGGATGAAGGCCGCTACCTCCTCCTGGAGCCGCGTCACGCCGAGTCGCGCGCACACCAGCGCGAGGATGTCCTCGTCCGCCATCGCCGACAGCACCACGCGGCGGGTGGAGGGCAGCCGAAGGAGGAACTCCAGGGCGGGCGGCGGGTTGTCCGCGAGCGGCCGCGTGGACAACACCAACAACCAGCCGGGCAGATCGCGCGCCACCCGCCGGAGCAGCTCCCACGAGGACGAGTCCAACCACTGGCCGTCCTCGAGCAGCAGCACCGCGGGACCCGTCTCGCGCAGCAGCCGCACCATCAACGACAACTTGGCGTCCGCGCGCGTCTGATCGCGCAGGTGGGTGGTGCGCTCCGTGTCCGGCAGATCCAACCGCAAGACGGGGTTGAGCAGCGGCGCCAACGCCTCCGCCTCGGGATCCCCGGCCAGCCGGGCCCACAGCGCCGCGCGCCGGTCCTCGGCGGACGTGGCGGGAGGGAGGCCGAGCCACGCGGTGAAGACGGCGCGCCAGGCGTAGTAGACGGTGGCGTTCTCCGCCTCGTCCGCCACGCCGGACAGCACCCGCAGCCCACGTGCCCGGGCACCGCGCGCCACGTGCGTGAGCAGGCTGGACTTCCCCACGCCCGCCTCTCCCTCCAGGACGTGCACGCCCCCCTGGCCCCGGGCGAAGCCCTCCAGCGCCTCGTCGAGGAGCGCGCGTTCCGCGGCGCGGCCCACCAGGGCGTGGGGATCCGCGCGGGGAGCGCGCGGTTGCGCGAGGCCGCCGGGACGGAAGAGGGGCACCGGCTCCGCCACGCCCTTGACTCGCACCGGGGGCAGACGTTCGACGAGGAGGCGCTCGCCCACCGCCTGGGCCGTGGCCTCGTCGAACAGGATGCCATCCCGGGCTTCCTGCATCAGCCGCGCGGCGAGGTTCACCGTCCGGCCCATCAACGCGTATTCGTATCGGGTGGCGCCACCCCGCAGCCCGCAGCACACCCGCCCGGTGGCGATGCCGATGGCCGCCGTTGCTCCCTGCCTCCGCAGCGCCGTGTGCGCCTGGAGCGCCGCCTTCACCGCCCGTGCCGCGTCATCCTCGTGCGCGCACGTGGGCAGTCCGAACGCCGCCACCAGCACCAGGCCCTTGTCGTCCACCAGGAGCTGGTTGACGCTGCCGCCCAGGCCGTAGACGGCCTCCTGCATCGCGCGCACGGCATCCGACAGCCATGGCAGCAGCGCGTTCGAGGCCTCTTCCGCGAGCCCGTCCAGCCGCAGGAAGAGCACCGTCGCCCGGCGCAGCTCGGCGAGCCACCCGGCGCCCACCTCCAGCGTCGCGCGCAGCACCCGCGAGACGAAGGGCCATAGCGCCGCGTCCGCGCCCTCGGGCAGCTCCGGCGGGCACAGCGCTCGAGGCGCGGGGGCCCGCACCGACTTCACGCGCGCTCCGCCCAGGGACGTCGCCTCGCCCACCAGGTCCGCCCCCGCGCACCGCCAGGCCGCCGCGGAGACCACCACCTCGCCCGGCACGGCGGCGCTCCCGGCCTCCCGGAGCTGCACGAAGGGCTCGCCTCGCACCAGCACCTGCCATCGTCCAGAGACGCCTCCCACCACCACCGCCTGGACCAGGCCCGCCCCCACCGCCACCCGCAGGGCGAGCGACAACTCCCGCATGAGGGGCTCGCGCATCGCCCGCTGCAACGCGAGCCCGCACTCCGCGGCTCGGAGCACGGCCTCCGCGAGCGCTCCCTCTCCCTCCCGTCCGGGCCATGACGCGAGCAGCGCATCCCCGGGAAAGTGGAGGATCTCCCCGCCGTGCGCGGTGACGACCTCCACCAGCGGGCCGAAGAGCTGCTCGAGCAGCCGTGACAACTCCTCCGCGCCCGCCGAGCCTCGCTGGGCCAGGCGCTCGGTGAGCGGGGTGAAGCCGGACACGTCCGCGAACAGAACGGCGGCGGGGAAACACCTGGACTCGGCTTGCTCCGGCGCCGCGGGATGGCGCGCCGCGCGGTGCACCACCAACATCGGCACGCACGGTACGAGCAACTTGGTGGTCTCCATATGAACCCATGGAGTACCCCAGGTTGACTCCTGGTGCGCCAGTGGAGCGTGCTTCGCGGGGCCCTCCTGCCTGGTCGTGCTCCGTCCTGTAGGGCGAAAGCCGACACACCCGTTCGTTCTGGCCGTGCATAGTGAAGGACTCCAACTGTCGTGGATGAGGAGGAGGCAACGCCATGTCCGGCGAGACGAACCTGGGCGTATTGCTGAAGTCGATGAAGCCGGTACTGCGGGAGGGTGAGTTCGTCTTCGTCACCACCCGGCGCTCCCTGCTCGAGGTCGCGCCCCTCGAGCCCCTCGGGCTCTTCCACGAGGAGGAGGGGCTCACCCTCATCCTCCCGCGAGAGAAGGCCGAGGCAGCCGGGCTCCCGTACACCGCCGTCTTCCGGATGCTGACCCTTTCCGTCCACTCCAGTCTCGAGGCCGTGGGCTTCCTCGCCGCCATCACGAATCGGATGGCGGCCCGGGGCATCAGCGTGAACCCCGTCTCGGCCTACTTCCACGATCACCTCTTCGTCCCCGCCACTCGGGCTGAGGAGTCCCTGGCGCTGCTCGTCGAGCTCGCTCGCGGCGACGCGTCCCCGGGCTGACGCCGCCTCGCCCGGGTGGGCTTGCTCCGTTTTGGTGGCACTCCCGTACTTTACCCACTCCAAATTGAAAGGACGTGGCCATGCGTTTGAGCGTTTGTAGCGCCCTCCTGCTCCTTGTCTCCGCCTGCGCGAGCGCGCCCGCCCCGCCGTCGATGCCACGGCCCCACGCCTTCATCCCGACTCCCCCCATGGGCCCAAGCATCCGGTTCGTGTCCGCGCCGGTGGAACCGGTGCAGCCATCGTCGCGGATTGGAAAGGCGGACCTGGAGCAGGCCCGGGCGCTGTGGTCTCGGGCGCGCAGTGACTTGGAGCCGCGTCAATGGGAGAGGTTGGGTGGCAAGCTGACCGCAGCGGAACGGGCCTTTGAGCGCTTCTCCCGTGCCGCGAGGGCGAGCGGGCAAGCCGCCGAGGTGTCGAGGGGGGCGGAGGGATTCGTGCAGGCTGGACGCGCCAGGACGTTCGCTGAGGCGCTTCCCCGGGTGGGCCCGTTGCTCGCGGTCCTCGCCTTGCTCTACCCCATCAGCACCGCCTCAGCGGAGATCGACCGCCGCCCGGAGTGGGTTGACGCTCAATGGGAGTACGAGGCGCGGCTGCGAGACGTCTCCGAGGCTTCGCGGCAGCTCATGGTGGAACTCGAGGCCCAGCCTCGCCCGGCGAAAGCAGCGGCCCGGGCGCCCTCGCCGCAGAAGCAGCCCGCGTCCGCCCCCACGAGGGAAGACGACCCGAGATGCAAGCCCATCCCATTGCCGCGCCACCTTGGCGGGCATGGCCTGCACAACGAATGCGCCGACAAGATGCCGGACAACAGCTTCCCCGGCGGGGATGTGTTCGTGAACGGGAAGAACTTCGACGCGCTGCAACTGGCCACGCGCACACTTTGGGAAGTCAAGACCAACGACATCGAGACGTACAACTCCTTCGTGCGGCGAGCCGAATTGGAGAAACAAGTGGAGGAGGCGAAGAGTGAGCGTGCGCTCGCAGCGGCCTGCGGCTATCGATTCACAATCGGCGTTCGTTCCGATGCTCACAAGAAACTGTTGGAGGCACTGTTGCCCGGTTTTAATATCGTCCTCATGACATGGTGCTGAAATGTCATTCATACAAAACACCCTGAGCATTCATGTTTACGCGCCCGCGCTGATGGACGATGACAACCGTGCCGTGGCCGTGGTCCATGGGATGGAACGTGCGCTGCCTGGGTTGCGCTTGGAGTGGACTGTTTCTGAAGATCATCAACTACGCCTTCTGCCGCAGCGGGATGTATGGCTCACCCAAGCCAGGAGA
Above is a window of Cystobacter fuscus DNA encoding:
- a CDS encoding very short patch repair endonuclease, producing MALSRSEQMSRIRGKDTSPERILRSALWRAGLRFRLQARTPHGRPDVVFPKARVAVFIDGCFWHGCPEHYVRPRTRNEFWSSKLLENVERDRRQTLQLEAEGWRVCRFWEHQIFETLPEAVDTVREALQQERWIPPNSWRVVQVDALPGEGDMEQRWLEELRVSLPRHALVARRSTKKWKRTREHPRSSV
- a CDS encoding ATP-binding protein, with the protein product MLEALRAVGYSVQTALADLIDNSITAGARNVWLTFHWNGADSYITLRDDGRGMSEAELADAMRPGNRSPLDERAPHDLGRFGLGLKTASFSQARRLTVASIKAGETRAVRRWDLDYVGQTGEWRLLKTEERSSTPRLAVLDGPKQGTLVLWEQMDRIIGRVRKKGDAQAQSRFLALARAVGRHLGMVFHRYLEGDDDKPALRIYLNGSKADSLVRPWDPFCGSHVATYEFPKETLELHGARVQVTGYVLPHKDRMTEDEHEAAAGPGGWNGQQGFYIYRERRLLVAGGWLNLGYSNEEHYKLARLKVDIPNSTDADWDIDVKKSRARPPPELEERLRELAETVRKMAREVFVHRGARGKAPGTREIDDAWEPVTIRGRLGYRIRRDHPLVSFVMERQGSDPKPFQALLRLLEETVPVQRIWLDAAEKPEAHAAAFENEPPAKVAEVLEELFKSLLADGETVESARERLLTMRPFEQYPKTIQALGTKRR
- a CDS encoding Z1 domain-containing protein, which codes for MNAEYDSAWTIAQVLIKGQVLQGIALTREVIAGKVDTALLMDPTLKNQVDRERLIADLESSFSVWMGSSATLENNEDHVAWLNGRKSGIEWKFWKRYQRLLQQKRWSSTSIDTLNELTDETLGRLEDPNRKGIWSRRGLVVGHVQSGKTANYTGLICKAADAGYKIIIVLAGIHKSLRSQTQIRLDEGFLGYESKDEAVEGSKRKHIGVGQIDPSISANTITTRADDGDFKVSVRRNFHISPEALRLPLLFVVKKNARVLENLNSWVERFAQKKIKVDGVERSVVADVPLLVIDDEADHASIDTRSQEFDEEGRPDPDHDPTSINRQIRKLLHLFEKNSYVGYTATPFANIFIHDAGRTDEHGEDLFPKSFITNLPASSDYVGPVRVFGLEPDSSLGLEERKPLGLIRHIEDHADSLEPDERGGWMPPIHKKDHKPRYKEKRALPPSLQQAVHAFILACAARRARGQTKEHNSMLIHVTRFTNVQNEVHEQVKSTLKKLRDQLELGEAAGITGAHEELRRLWEKDFVSTSGTIKDPALPELSWDDVSGHLKAAVGAIKVKQINGTAGDVLDYEDHKATGLSVIAVGGDKLARGLTLEGLSVSYFLRASRMYDTLMQMGRWFGYRPGYLDLCRLYMTEELDDWFQYVTKASEELRQEFDRMAAVGGTPADYGLRVRSHPTLLVTSPVKMRNGVELQLSFAGDIIETTLFDPRRRTLEHNRTTTIRFLEKLGPRPQGWTQSRPDRPEQWKHSYVWQDVPGTEVSMFLAALQVPEGPHKARGELLSEFINKQLQQKELTHWTVALIGRKDGEDGMPDTLAGLPITLTFRDVKNKERRELYGIRRLVNPRDETIDLDANTYARALELTKEGFQRDPGRTRRKQEPEEPSGPFIRHVRPKKRGVLLLYPLDPRPHYANRLLEAEVTPIGWAVSFPNSETAAKVTYRVNSVYQTQEYGGEL
- a CDS encoding AIPR family protein, whose protein sequence is MSGNPSPELLEFARRFHAEIVSLARGEQASGAGGAQFAEFKENAFTDRVMEIISEAGAIEDGHTCYFRKEVGNRQLKVNGYSVSEDEEQLDIVTSIYRDDVEPVVLRMTEVQQVIQRALNFVQLASTSLSDKMEQAHPAHDMADRVRGLFTSGSLERVNVIVLTDCIVREHKQQKPLKLGKHAHIEVRADIWDIERLHRSLSSGRAREAIEIDFVEEFGRSIPCLPVPISEGEYGAYLAVVPGDVLHRLYDDYGERLLELNVRSFLQARGKINRGIRDTLLKEPQLFFAYNNGLTVVAEEVETELLPDGTTGLSRVKGLQIVNGGQTTASIHRAGKKDQADMSRVYVQMKLSQVRAELLETLVPRISLYANSQNKVNEADFSANDPYHQKMESLSRTIWAPGEQSRWFYERARGQYLVARAKAASPAQQRQFDSIHPMSQMFTKTDLAVYEHSWGQLPHLVSKGAQKNFVQFTLRFKEQQPDFLPDEGHFHELVAKALIFRKTQALAKEARVGAYRANIVTYSVAYLAARVGDRLDLAAIWRAQKLPTRVEDALAGLLGPIEAAIKSTADGRNVTEWCKKEECWKAIKAMDIPLPAELEVPATPATRASKKVALPEIRENLRKAAVPELASALNKALSGVAQAEDGGDSDSIADALVGVLSPAGLEVINKVPMGGALWVVGGMDLTPFMKEVRRHGMRAEFREAGGKATGQRPAWFIEC